A portion of the Candidatus Bathyarchaeota archaeon genome contains these proteins:
- a CDS encoding DUF4342 domain-containing protein, whose product MSCPKCGKELPEDAKFCPQCGARIETTRVEEFQISADDLIKRVKELIHEGNIRRIVVRNEAGETLLEIPVTVGLLGALLAPYLAALGVIAAMVTRCKIAVERKG is encoded by the coding sequence ATGAGCTGCCCAAAGTGTGGAAAAGAACTCCCAGAGGATGCAAAGTTCTGTCCCCAATGCGGGGCTAGGATTGAGACGACGAGGGTTGAAGAGTTTCAGATATCCGCCGATGACCTAATAAAACGCGTAAAGGAGCTGATCCACGAAGGTAACATCAGAAGGATAGTTGTCCGGAATGAGGCAGGAGAGACCCTGCTTGAGATCCCAGTCACTGTCGGGCTCCTTGGAGCCCTACTAGCCCCCTACCTCGCCGCCTTAGGGGTAATCGCGGCGATGGTGACTAGATGTAAGATAGCAGTGGAGAGAAAGGGCTAG
- a CDS encoding TMEM165/GDT1 family protein → MDLTPLVTSFVLFTVMELGDKTQIAVVTMSLRDRPWGVFIGAIAAFALIDGFSIALGGL, encoded by the coding sequence ATGGATTTAACTCCTCTAGTAACTTCATTCGTTCTCTTCACCGTGATGGAGCTTGGTGATAAGACCCAGATAGCGGTGGTTACCATGTCGTTGAGGGATAGGCCTTGGGGTGTCTTCATTGGGGCTATTGCCGCCTTCGCGCTTATAGATGGGTTCAGTATAGCCCTAGGGGGGCTCTGA
- a CDS encoding TMEM165/GDT1 family protein — protein sequence MELGDKTQLVSIILSARYSSPLMVYIGVISASIILTGCAVFIGRNMFRLIPKRYLRYITSLLFMLFGLVFLINVFFGVNIF from the coding sequence ATGGAGCTTGGCGATAAAACACAGTTAGTATCCATAATACTATCAGCAAGATATTCAAGCCCTCTTATGGTGTATATTGGAGTTATCTCTGCATCAATAATCCTCACTGGATGTGCCGTATTTATAGGCAGAAACATGTTTAGGTTAATTCCTAAGCGCTATTTAAGATACATAACATCTCTTTTATTCATGTTATTCGGTTTAGTGTTTCTAATAAATGTGTTTTTTGGAGTAAATATATTTTAA
- a CDS encoding inositol-3-phosphate synthase codes for MAGEIRVAIAGLGNCASALIQGVEYYKDRSEENIPGIMHVDFGGYQIKDIKFVAAFDVNKLKIGRDISEAIWADPNSCARFCDVPHQNVKVLPGPISDGVAPHMKEAFHTYDGFEPVDVAEILRDSDADMLVNYLPVGSYEGTRLYAEASIEAGCAFVNCIPEFIASDPDYGRRFEEAGLPVAGDDVKSQLGATILHRVLIELFYERGIRVDSTYQLNIGGNTDFLNMTREERLSSKRISKTEAVKSLLPYSFPTRIGPSDYVPFLGDKKICYIKINGRGFGELPMTLEAKLSVEDSPNSAGVVIDVIRAVKLALDRGISGPLISISSYAFKHPPVQVTDDVARRWVEEFIEGKRDR; via the coding sequence AGGTCTGAGGAGAATATACCCGGGATCATGCATGTGGACTTTGGGGGATACCAGATCAAGGACATAAAGTTCGTTGCAGCCTTCGATGTAAACAAGTTGAAGATCGGCAGAGATATCTCCGAGGCCATCTGGGCCGATCCAAACAGCTGCGCGAGGTTCTGCGATGTCCCACATCAGAATGTTAAGGTTCTACCCGGGCCGATATCCGATGGGGTTGCCCCTCACATGAAGGAAGCATTCCACACATATGATGGCTTTGAACCGGTCGATGTGGCTGAGATTTTAAGGGATAGCGATGCCGATATGCTCGTAAACTATCTCCCTGTCGGGAGCTATGAGGGGACTAGACTATATGCTGAGGCATCGATAGAGGCTGGATGCGCCTTCGTGAACTGCATACCGGAGTTCATAGCCTCCGACCCCGATTATGGGAGGAGGTTCGAGGAAGCGGGGCTTCCAGTGGCGGGAGATGATGTAAAGAGTCAGCTCGGGGCCACCATCCTTCACAGGGTTCTTATCGAGCTCTTCTATGAGAGGGGCATCAGAGTGGATTCGACCTATCAGCTGAATATAGGGGGGAACACGGACTTCTTGAACATGACAAGAGAGGAGAGGCTAAGCTCAAAAAGGATAAGCAAGACGGAGGCCGTTAAGAGCCTGCTCCCATACTCGTTCCCGACCCGCATAGGTCCATCCGATTATGTCCCCTTCCTCGGGGACAAGAAGATCTGCTATATAAAGATAAATGGGAGAGGCTTCGGGGAGCTGCCCATGACCCTTGAAGCAAAGCTTTCCGTGGAGGACTCTCCTAACAGCGCAGGGGTGGTCATAGATGTCATAAGGGCGGTCAAGCTGGCTCTAGACAGGGGGATATCGGGCCCCCTAATAAGCATCTCCTCCTACGCATTCAAGCATCCACCAGTCCAAGTCACAGACGATGTTGCAAGGAGATGGGTTGAAGAGTTTATAGAGGGTAAAAGAGATAGATGA